Genomic segment of Pararhodobacter zhoushanensis:
CGTCGCAGTCGTGGACGCTGCCGGGGAATTCCATCCCCAGCACGCGGTAGCGGGCGAAATCAAAGCCGTGTCCGGCCAGCAGGGTTTCGAACATGTCGGGGTATTGGCCCAGATGCTCAAGCCCTTCGGGCGCGTCGCCGGTTTGCAGAATTCCGATTTTCATGTCTGCCTCAGACGGTGTCGATATAGAGATCGAGGATTTCCTCGGGCGACAGCTCGGCCATGTAGTGGATCTCTTGCCGTTTTGTCCGAACGAGGTTGTCGATCAGGAGCGGCGCAAAGATGCGTTTCATGTCGGGGCTGTTTTCAAAGGCGTCCAGCGCATCCTGCCACGTTGTCGGCATCTGCGGAAGATCGAGTTGATAGGCATTGCCGGTAATGGGCGGCGGCGGGGTCAGTTCGTCCTCGATCCCGATCAGCGCTGCGCCCAGAACGCCCGCCATCATCAGATAGGGGTTGATGTCCCCCCCGGCCACGCGGTGTTCGATGCGCCGCGCTTTCAGGCTGCCCGACGGGATACGCAGCGCCGCCGTACGGTTCTCATAGGCCCATGCGATGCCGCTGGGGGCGTGGGCTTCGGGCACCAGACGGTCATAGCTGTTGGCATGCGGGGCCAGCAGCAATGTCGTGCCAGCCATCGCTTTCAGGCACCCGGCCACCGCGTTGTGCAACAGGGGCGAGCCGCCATGCGTGCCGTCGCCGAACTGGTTGACGCCGTCTTCATCGGTGATCGAGAAATGCATGTGCATGCCGTTGCCCGGCCAGTCTTCATAGGGTTTGGCCATGAAACTGGCGGCAAAGCCATGTTTGCGGGCCAATCCGCGCACCAGCATCTTGAACAGCCAGGTGTCATCCGCAATCTTGAGCACGTCGTTCGAGTGCAAGAGGTTCACCTCGAACTGGCCCGGCCCGGCCTCGGAAATCGCGGTGTCGGCGTCGATGTCCATCGCTTCGCAGGCGTCGTAAAGATCGGTAAAGAACCGGTCGAACGCATCGAGCGCGCGCAGCGCCAGCGTATCAGCGCCGGGGCGGCGTTTGCCCGAGCGGGGCGAGGGCGGCACGCGGAACTCGCGGCCCGAATCGTCGATCAGGTAGAATTCCAGCTCGGTCGCGCAGACCGGATACAGGCCGCGCGCATGGAATTTGCGCACCACATCGGCCAGCGCATGACGCGGATCGCCCGCATAGGGCGTGCCGTTGTCGTGGAACATCCAGATCGGCAGCAATGCTGTCGGGGCCTCAAGCCAGGGCATCGGCAGGAAGCCGCGGCCGGTGGGCTTGAGGACACCATCGGCGTCGCCAGAGTCAAACACCAGCGGGCTGTTCTCAATATCCTCGCCCCAGATGTCGAGGTTCATCACCGAGAAGGGAAAGCGCGTGCCTTCCTTGACCAGCTTGTCGGCGAACCTGACAGGGATGCGTTTGCCGCGGGCCTGACCGTTCAGATCGACTGCGGCAACGCGGATGGTTTTAACGTCGGAGTGATGGCGGAGCCAATCACGCATAGATCACCTGATATAGTGCGGTTTGAACCGGAGCCGGGCACGCGCCGCCCGCGGTAGATGCCGGTTCAACCGCCGATTGACCACGCCGAAACCCCCGATCAGCGCCAGAGTCATGAGGACAAAGTAGAGCCCCACGATCGGATAAGCGATGAACGGGTTGAAGGTCTGCGCGGCAAAATAGTTCGCGTAATAGAGAGCGTCCCCCATCTGTTGCCAGGCGGGAAAGGCCGAGAAGAACACCAATGTCGTGGCGTGCAGCAGAAAGATAGCCTCGTTCGTGTAGCTGGGCCATGCCAGCCGCAGCATCGTTGGCCATGTGACACGGCGGAACTTGGTCCAGCCGGTCAGGCCGTAGGCATCGGCGGCCTCAAGATCACCCTTGGGCACGGATTTGAGCGCGCCGTGGAAGATTTCGGCGGTATAGGCCGAGGTGTTGAGAAACAGCACAAACAGCGCCCCGGCCCAGGCGCGGGTCATCCATTGGGTGTCCAGCGTGATCGGGCCAATCTCGATGCCCGCGCGTGGCAGCAGCACCAGCGCTTCGTAGACAAAGAAGAACTGCACAAACAGCGGCGAGCCGCGGAAGATAAAGACAAAGGCTTCGGCAGGAGAGCGCAGCCAGCGGGTCTGGCTGCTTTTGGCCAGCGCAATGGCGGTGGCCAGAAAGAAGCCGAAGAACAGCGCCAGCGCGGCCAGATACACGTTCCACACCAGACCCGAGGCGATCAGGAACACCTGATCGCACACGTTGATCTCCAGCCCGCGCGGCAGCAGCCGGTCGCCAAAGTCACGACCCAGCGAGCGCAGGATCAGACCGTGGAAACTTTCGGCGCAGGTGGCGAAATCGACGCTCATATCGCAGCCTTTCGCTGGGCTTCACCGCCTGCGGTGGCTTGCCCGTGGTTGAGCTTGCGCATCAGCCGGTCAAAGCCGCGCTGGCTGACCCATGTGAGCGTCAGGTAAAACACCAGCACCCCAAGGAAGTACCACACACGCCAGTCGGGGTGGGTATAGGCGTAATGCCCGGTCTTCTGCCCGCCCAACTCGCGCGCCCAGAACACGACATCCTGAATGCCGAGCAGGAACAGCAGCGGCGTCGCCTTGGTCAGGATCATCCACAGGTTCGACAGGCCGGGCAGGGCGTAGACCCACATTTGGGGCAACAGGATGCGGCGGAAGGTCTGGCGGCGGGTCATGCCGTAAGCCTCGCCCGTCTCAAGCTGCGCGCGGGGTACGGCATTCATCGCGCCGTTCAGCGTGTTGGCGGCGAAAGCGCCGAACACCAACGCGAAGGCAAACAACGCCAGCGAGAAACCCCAGACGTTGTGAACCCAAAGCGGATCGGTGGCCAAGGGCATCTTGGCTGCCGCGCAAACGATGAAATCATTGCCCTGCCGCACCGGTTGGTCCCAGTCGGGGCACAGAATGCGGTGGCGGGCGTATTCGACGCCTTGGTCAATCGCGAAGGGGACGAAGAGAAAAAAGATGATGTCGGGCACGCCGCGCACCATCGACACATAGATCGTGCCGATGCCCTTGAGCAGCAGATTGCCCGAGCGCACGGCAAGGGCGCCGAGAAAGCCCATGCCCAAAGCCAGAGGGGCGGCCAGTGCCAGCAAGAGAAGCACCACCAGAACCGACCGATACAACGCGAAATGCGAGCCGGTGGTCAGGTAGCAGGCCATCCATTGCCATTGCGGCAGGGTGGCAGGGTCTGAGCAAAACGCGAACATGCGACACCGGGGGTTGGCCCCCCGATGCAGAATCAGGGGGCCGGATTGTCAGATCATTCGAAGACATCGACCTCGTCGCCGAACCACTGCACCAGCAGGGCGTTCAGCGAACCGTCGGCTTTCATCGAATCGATCGCCGCATCAAAGGTGGCGCGCAGCTCGGTGTCGGACTGGCGCAGACCGATCGACACGCCGGCACCCGGAGGGGTCACGTTGGCCAGGAATTCCAGCTCGCCGTTCGATTCCTCGACATAGGTGACCAGAAAGTCGCGGTCAGCCAGAACCGCATCGGCGGTGCCGTTGCGCACGGCGGCGATGGTTTCATCGGCGGTCGGGAATTCGATCAGCGTCGCCGAGGTGTCGGAAACCATGCTGGCTTGCATCGTGTTCGACTGCGCGGCAATCACCCCATCTTCCATCACCGACATATCGGTGCCGGCCAGCGCCATATAGGCCGACGGGTCGGGCAGCTTGTAGGCCTGGCTGAAGGCGATGACCTCGGCGCGGGCCTCGGTGGCGTTCATGCCGGCCATGATGACATCATAGTTGCCGCCAACAAGGTTCGGGATGATCGAGTCCCAGTCGTTTTGCACCCACTCGCAGGTCAGCTGGGCGCGGGCGCACAGTTCATTGCCCAGATCGATCT
This window contains:
- a CDS encoding glutamine synthetase family protein codes for the protein MRDWLRHHSDVKTIRVAAVDLNGQARGKRIPVRFADKLVKEGTRFPFSVMNLDIWGEDIENSPLVFDSGDADGVLKPTGRGFLPMPWLEAPTALLPIWMFHDNGTPYAGDPRHALADVVRKFHARGLYPVCATELEFYLIDDSGREFRVPPSPRSGKRRPGADTLALRALDAFDRFFTDLYDACEAMDIDADTAISEAGPGQFEVNLLHSNDVLKIADDTWLFKMLVRGLARKHGFAASFMAKPYEDWPGNGMHMHFSITDEDGVNQFGDGTHGGSPLLHNAVAGCLKAMAGTTLLLAPHANSYDRLVPEAHAPSGIAWAYENRTAALRIPSGSLKARRIEHRVAGGDINPYLMMAGVLGAALIGIEDELTPPPPITGNAYQLDLPQMPTTWQDALDAFENSPDMKRIFAPLLIDNLVRTKRQEIHYMAELSPEEILDLYIDTV
- a CDS encoding ABC transporter permease is translated as MSVDFATCAESFHGLILRSLGRDFGDRLLPRGLEINVCDQVFLIASGLVWNVYLAALALFFGFFLATAIALAKSSQTRWLRSPAEAFVFIFRGSPLFVQFFFVYEALVLLPRAGIEIGPITLDTQWMTRAWAGALFVLFLNTSAYTAEIFHGALKSVPKGDLEAADAYGLTGWTKFRRVTWPTMLRLAWPSYTNEAIFLLHATTLVFFSAFPAWQQMGDALYYANYFAAQTFNPFIAYPIVGLYFVLMTLALIGGFGVVNRRLNRHLPRAARARLRFKPHYIR
- a CDS encoding ABC transporter permease; protein product: MFAFCSDPATLPQWQWMACYLTTGSHFALYRSVLVVLLLLALAAPLALGMGFLGALAVRSGNLLLKGIGTIYVSMVRGVPDIIFFLFVPFAIDQGVEYARHRILCPDWDQPVRQGNDFIVCAAAKMPLATDPLWVHNVWGFSLALFAFALVFGAFAANTLNGAMNAVPRAQLETGEAYGMTRRQTFRRILLPQMWVYALPGLSNLWMILTKATPLLFLLGIQDVVFWARELGGQKTGHYAYTHPDWRVWYFLGVLVFYLTLTWVSQRGFDRLMRKLNHGQATAGGEAQRKAAI
- a CDS encoding transporter substrate-binding domain-containing protein, with protein sequence MKKLVLTAALLALGSSTAMAQTVTRLGTEGAYPPYNYLDESNQLVGFEIDLGNELCARAQLTCEWVQNDWDSIIPNLVGGNYDVIMAGMNATEARAEVIAFSQAYKLPDPSAYMALAGTDMSVMEDGVIAAQSNTMQASMVSDTSATLIEFPTADETIAAVRNGTADAVLADRDFLVTYVEESNGELEFLANVTPPGAGVSIGLRQSDTELRATFDAAIDSMKADGSLNALLVQWFGDEVDVFE